A genomic stretch from Malus domestica chromosome 15, GDT2T_hap1 includes:
- the LOC103401720 gene encoding proteasome subunit beta type-3-A yields the protein MSIFEYNGSALVAMVGKNCFAIASDRRLGVQLQTVATDFKRISQVHDRLFIGLSGLATDAQTLYQRLMFRHKLYQLREERDMKPETFASLVSAILYEKRFGPYFTQPVIAGLGDEDKPFICTMDSIGAKELAKDFVVAGTASESLYGACEAMFKPDMEPEELFETVSQALLSSVDRDCLSGWGGHIFVVTPTEVQEKILKGRMD from the exons ATGTCG ATCTTCGAGTACAATGGGAGTGCACTGGTCGCAATGGTGGGGAAGAACTGCTTCGCCATCGCCAGCGATCGCCGCCTCGGTGTTCAGCTCCAGACCGTCGCCACCGACTTCAAGAGGATTAGCCAAGTCCATGATAGGCTCTTCATCGGCCTCTCCGGCCTCGCCACGGACGCTCAGACTCt GTATCAGAGGCTCATGTTTCGGCACAAGCTGTACCAGCTTCGTGAGGAGAGGGATATGAAGCCCGAGACTTTTGCGAGCCTCGTTTCGGCTATTCTGTATGAGAAAAG GTTTGGTCCCTACTTCACTCAGCCTGTAATTGCTGGGTTAGGTGATGAAGACAAACCCTTCATCTGTACTATGGATTCAATTGGAGCCAA GGAACTAgcaaaagactttgttgttgctGGTACTGCATCCGAGTCCCTTTATGGTGCTTGTGAGGCAATGTTCAAGCCTGATATG GAACCAGAGGAATTGTTTGAGACTGTCTCTCAAGCATTGCTTTCATCAGTAGATCGAGACTGTCTGAGTGGTTGGGGAGGCCACATCTTTGTCGT AACACCAACTGAAGTGCAGGAGAAGATCTTGAAGGGAAGGATGGACTGA
- the LOC103401719 gene encoding E3 ubiquitin ligase BIG BROTHER-related translates to MAMQEQEQAYTMLETIESDSEEDDAEIDDASSSSNENYDPDNAAFSQSREFDAGDFRFLEDEEIGSSSSSSSDQEMDDLDVDELTYEELLALGEFIGEEKRGLPSSEISTCLHPYTCKLAVDQSETSIDRCVVCQIEYEDGESLAALSCEHPYHWECISQWLQIKKSCPICSTEVSSPSSSSKTKNL, encoded by the coding sequence ATGGCTATGCAAGAGCAAGAGCAAGCCTACACAATGCTCGAAACCATAGAAAGCGATAGTGAAGAAGACGATGCTGAAATTGATGATGCTTCTTCGTCCTCTAATGAAAACTATGATCCAGACAATGCTGCTTTCTCCCAAAGCAGAGAATTTGATGCTGGTGATTTCAGGTTTCTTGAGGACGAAGAAAttggcagcagcagcagcagcagtagCGACCAAGAAATGGATGATTTGGACGTGGATGAACTAACTTATGAGGAATTGTTAGCACTTGGAGAGTTCATAGGGGAAGAAAAAAGAGGACTTCCCAGCAGTGAGATTTCTACATGTTTGCATCCCTACACCTGCAAATTAGCGGTCGATCAGAGCGAGACTAGCATCGATCGATGCGTGGTTTGTCAGATCGAATATGAAGATGGTGAATCATTAGCTGCATTGTCCTGTGAACACCCTTATCATTGGGAGTGTATAAGCCAATGGCTTCAGATTAAAAAGAGTTGCCCTATTTGCAGCACAGAAGTTTCATCACCATCCTCATCATCCAAGACCAAGAATTTATAA